GCTGCCGCCTGCGCCTCGACAACCGCGAGCTGCGTCGACGTGGGGGCGGGCTCTTCGGCTCGAACCCGCTGACCGGCTCCATCGGCGTCGTCACCCTCAATTTGCCCCGCGCCGCCTACCTGGCTGAGAGCGAGCAGGCCTTTTTCGACCGCATCGCCGAGTTTATGCGTCTGGCCCAGGAGTCCCTGGAGATCAAGCGCAAGCAGCTGGAGCGCTTCACCGCGGACGGGCTCTATCCCTACAGCCGTTTTTATCTCGAGGGGATCCGCGAGCGCAGCGGCAACTTCTGGGACAACCACTTCTCCACCATCGGCCTGATCGGCATGAACGAGGCTTGTCTCAATCTCGTCGGCAGCGGCATCGATACCGCCGAAGGGAAGCATCTGGCGATTCGCACCCTACGCTTCATGCGCAGCCAGCTGGAAATCTACCAGGAAGAGACCGGGCATCTCTACAACCTGGAGGCGACTCCCGCCGAGGGGACGAGTTTCCGTCTCGCCCAGCGGGATCGGGCCATGTATCCGGAGATCATCACCGCCGGTGAGGACGAGCCCTACTACACCAACTCGACCCAGCTGCCGGTCGGCTGTACCGACGACATCTTTCAGGCTCTCTCCCATCAGGATGGCCTGCAGACCCTCTATACGGGCGGCACGGTCTTTCACGGCTTCCTCGGCGAGCGCATCGACGACTGGCGCAGCGCGCGATTGCTGGTGAAACGCATCGCCGAAAACTTCCATTTGCCCTATTTCACCGTCAGCCCAACCTTCACCATCTGTCCGGTGCATGGCTACATCGCCGGCGAACATTTCGAATGTCCGCATCATCAGGCGGCCTGACCGTCCGCCCTATCATCCAGGAGGCAGCGAATGAACAGCAAATGTGCTGAAAAGACCGAAGTTTATTCCCGCGTTTGTGGTTTCTTCCGGCCGGTGCAGCAATGGAACCGGGGGAAGAAGGAGGAATTCAAGGATCGCACTGAGTTCGTCATGGCTCCGACCTCGGCGCGGGTCGAAGGCTAGAGCGTTTATTCCCTCTTTTTCAAAGACGGGGGCGGTCGCCGCAAAGGGATCGTCCCCGCTCTGTTTCTGCCGGATTTTTCATGAGAATTAAAGGTTTCCAGGGCACCAGCCTGCTCGATTTCCCCGGACGGATCGCCTCGTTGATTTTTTTCGGCGGCTGCAACCTCTGTTGTCCCTTCTGTCATAATCCGACCCTGGTGCTCGATCCCGAGCAGTACCCCGATTTCCCCCTGGAAGATCTTCTTGCCGAGTTGGCAGAGCGACGGACCTTCATCGACGGTGTCGTCGTTTCCGGCGGCGAACCGACCCTCGACCGGGATCTGCCGCTGTTGCTGCGCGAGATCAAGGAACTGGGGCTGGCGGTCAAACTCGACACCAATGGCCTCGCTCCCGCCGTACTGGAAAAGCTCTTCGCCGACGAGCTGGTTGATTACCTCGCTTTCGACCTGAAGACCGCCCCCGAGCGATACGGCGAACTCCACCGCGTGCCGGTCGACCCCGATCTGCTCCGGCGCGGCATTCGCGTCGTGCTCGATTCCGCCGTCTCCTACGAAATTCGCACCACCTGTGTGCCGGGGCTGGTGGAAGCCCCCGATTTTGCAGCCATGGGGGAGGCCTGTGCCGGTGCCCGCCACTGGGTTTTGCAGCAGTACATTCCCCGTTACGCCCTGGCGGAAAGCTGGCGCGCCCTGCTGCCGCACCCGCCGGAACGTCTCGCGGAATTCGCCCGCATCGCCGAGGGCTACGCGGAACGGGTTTCCCTGCGCGGCCTCTGATCCGGCAGAACGAAACGGAAAAGGCAAACGCCAAAAAACCACGCCCGCTTCGGTCGTGGTTTTTTTGTTGAAAGAAGGCATCCTGGCGGGATTTTTGCTTAATGTTCGGTGTTACGAATCTGAAAGCCGTGACAAGTTTGCCGTTGACGTCGGGATAGCGGACGGCTAAGGTTTTCCCGAACCCGCAAACGAACAAGATTTTTTCCGGAGGTCTCTTTATGCACATGGCCGATGCCCTGCTCTCTCCCGCCGTCGGTGGCGCCTTCTTGGCGGCCGGCGCTGCGCTCCTGGCCGGTTGTTCGCGTAAGCTGCGTAATGAATTCGATGACGGCAAGATTCCGCTGATGGGGGTGCTGGCGGCCTTCATTTTCGCCGCGCAGATGATCAACTTCACCATCCCCGGCACCGGTTCCAGCGGCCATCTCGGTGGTGGCATGATCCTCGCCATCCTCCTCGGCCCCTGCGCCGGCTTTCTCGCCATGGCTTCGGTCCTGACGGTGCAGGCCCTCTTTTTCGCCGACGGCGGTCTGCTGGCCCTCGGCTGCAACATCTTCAACCTCGGCTTTTTCCCCTGTTTCGTCGCCTATCCCCTGATCTTCCGCCCATTGCTGGGCAGGGCGCCGACCCGAGGGCGGTTGCTCGCCGCCAGTCTGGTCGCGGCGGTGGCGGCCTTGCAGCTGGGAGCCTTTTTCGTCGTCCTGCAAACCCTGTTGTCGGGGATTTCCGAATTGCCCTTCGGTCCCTTTCTCATGCTCATGCAGCCGATTCATCTGGCCATCGGCGTGGTCGAGGGTCTGGTGACGGCGGCGGTGGTCGGCTACGTCTGGAAGGCCCGCCCCGATATGCTCACGATGCCGGGCGGGAAGGTCTCGGCTCCGGGTTGGAAGCCGGTACTGATCTCCCTGGCTGCCGCCACCTTGCTGGTCGGCGGCATCCTCTCCTGGTTCGCCTCCAGTCATCCCGACGGGCTGGAATGGGCGATGTTTCACACCTCCGGCCGGGAGGAACTGGCGGCGCCGGAAGCGGGGGTGCATCGATCCCTGGCCGCCTTGCAGGAAACAACCGCGCTTCTCCCCGAT
The nucleotide sequence above comes from Desulfuromonas acetexigens. Encoded proteins:
- a CDS encoding anaerobic ribonucleoside-triphosphate reductase activating protein — translated: MRIKGFQGTSLLDFPGRIASLIFFGGCNLCCPFCHNPTLVLDPEQYPDFPLEDLLAELAERRTFIDGVVVSGGEPTLDRDLPLLLREIKELGLAVKLDTNGLAPAVLEKLFADELVDYLAFDLKTAPERYGELHRVPVDPDLLRRGIRVVLDSAVSYEIRTTCVPGLVEAPDFAAMGEACAGARHWVLQQYIPRYALAESWRALLPHPPERLAEFARIAEGYAERVSLRGL
- a CDS encoding energy-coupling factor ABC transporter permease; protein product: MHMADALLSPAVGGAFLAAGAALLAGCSRKLRNEFDDGKIPLMGVLAAFIFAAQMINFTIPGTGSSGHLGGGMILAILLGPCAGFLAMASVLTVQALFFADGGLLALGCNIFNLGFFPCFVAYPLIFRPLLGRAPTRGRLLAASLVAAVAALQLGAFFVVLQTLLSGISELPFGPFLMLMQPIHLAIGVVEGLVTAAVVGYVWKARPDMLTMPGGKVSAPGWKPVLISLAAATLLVGGILSWFASSHPDGLEWAMFHTSGREELAAPEAGVHRSLAALQETTALLPDYGFKAGSEVDVEADEDWPVVDVGTSLSGLVGGLLTLLVAGLAAWLLRGRSRV